One genomic window of Niveibacterium sp. SC-1 includes the following:
- a CDS encoding sulfate ABC transporter substrate-binding protein, whose protein sequence is MSIASRGALVMVGFTLALGVTAPAQAETTLINASANVNQDMFKDYNALFVKYWKAKTGETVTVKMNHAQSTNQVARIRNGEEADVVSLAVPLDIDKIADADILPRSWRTRLGNSSVPFSSTVVFLVRRGNPRQIKDWPDLARWGVNVVMSNPKSSGIARWGHLAAYGYALRQPGGNETEARQFVRRIYANTRVLEYTAKGATATFSKSKVGDVAVSWESEALQAVAAAPDEYEIVVPSTSVVAEPPVALLDAMVDKRGTRKQAQAYLDYMYSAEAQELFVKYYYRPADAEALARHAQTFKPLKEFRVDQVFGDWAKTYTTHFSDGGVVDQVYDQYRNAS, encoded by the coding sequence ATGAGCATTGCAAGCCGCGGCGCGCTGGTAATGGTGGGGTTCACGCTGGCGCTCGGCGTGACAGCGCCGGCGCAGGCCGAGACCACGCTGATCAATGCGTCGGCCAACGTGAACCAGGACATGTTCAAGGACTACAACGCGCTCTTCGTGAAGTACTGGAAAGCGAAGACCGGTGAGACCGTGACCGTCAAGATGAACCACGCGCAGTCGACCAACCAGGTCGCCCGCATCCGCAACGGCGAGGAGGCGGACGTGGTGTCGCTTGCCGTGCCCCTGGACATCGACAAGATCGCCGACGCGGACATCCTGCCGCGCAGCTGGCGCACCCGTCTGGGCAACAGCTCGGTGCCCTTCAGTTCCACCGTCGTCTTCCTGGTGCGCCGTGGCAACCCGCGGCAGATCAAGGATTGGCCGGATCTCGCGCGTTGGGGCGTCAACGTGGTGATGTCCAATCCCAAGAGTTCAGGCATCGCGCGTTGGGGCCATCTCGCCGCCTATGGCTACGCGCTGCGCCAGCCCGGGGGTAACGAGACGGAGGCGCGCCAGTTCGTGCGCCGCATCTACGCGAATACCCGTGTTCTCGAATACACAGCCAAGGGCGCGACGGCGACCTTCTCCAAGAGCAAGGTTGGTGACGTCGCCGTCTCGTGGGAGAGCGAGGCCTTGCAGGCTGTGGCCGCTGCCCCCGATGAATACGAGATCGTCGTGCCCAGCACGTCGGTCGTGGCGGAACCGCCGGTCGCGCTGCTCGATGCCATGGTCGACAAGCGCGGCACCCGCAAACAGGCGCAGGCCTATCTCGACTACATGTACTCGGCCGAGGCGCAGGAGCTCTTCGTCAAGTACTACTACCGGCCGGCGGACGCGGAAGCGCTGGCGCGGCACGCCCAGACCTTCAAGCCACTCAAGGAATTCCGGGTGGACCAGGTATTTGGCGACTGGGCCAAGACCTACACGACCCATTTCTCCGATGGTGGCGTCGTCGACCAGGTCTATGACCAATACCGCAATGCGTCCTGA
- the pstS gene encoding phosphate ABC transporter substrate-binding protein PstS codes for MKKSLGCWVAGAALFLVAPLEAAEVTGAGASSPGPVYLRWAAAYKKATGNTINYQSIGSGGGVKEVGAKSVDFGASDIPLSEAELQRRGLVQFPVLVGAAVPFVNLPGIKAGEIRLTGPLLADIYEGRITRWDDPRIAEVNGGVSLPAMSIIVVRRGDGAGVSFLFTHYLGQVSASWKENVGEGVSVPWPAGLGGKGDEGVMGFVKRLPGAIGYVEYGYARRNDLAYVQLQDRNGKFVDPTEASLRVAAEGAAWDKTAYGEVLTNQGTAGAWPIAGASFILLQQVQDKPAQANAVLQFFDWSLAEGGKIATEAGYVPLSASTASKVSMAWQRIKDGSGKTVELPH; via the coding sequence ATGAAGAAGAGTTTGGGATGCTGGGTGGCTGGCGCTGCGTTGTTCCTGGTGGCGCCGCTGGAAGCCGCTGAAGTGACCGGCGCCGGCGCGTCGTCGCCGGGTCCGGTGTACCTGCGTTGGGCCGCGGCCTACAAGAAGGCCACGGGCAACACGATCAACTACCAGTCCATCGGCTCGGGCGGTGGCGTGAAGGAGGTCGGCGCGAAGAGCGTGGACTTCGGCGCCTCCGATATCCCGCTTTCGGAGGCGGAGCTGCAGCGTCGCGGCCTGGTGCAGTTTCCGGTACTGGTCGGTGCGGCCGTGCCTTTCGTGAACCTGCCGGGCATCAAGGCGGGCGAGATCAGACTCACCGGTCCTCTGCTGGCGGACATCTACGAAGGCCGCATCACGCGCTGGGATGATCCGCGCATCGCCGAGGTCAATGGCGGCGTCAGCCTGCCGGCGATGTCGATCATCGTCGTGCGTCGCGGTGACGGCGCAGGCGTGTCCTTCCTCTTCACACATTACCTCGGCCAGGTCAGCGCTTCATGGAAGGAGAACGTGGGGGAGGGCGTCTCGGTGCCCTGGCCTGCCGGGCTCGGTGGCAAGGGCGATGAAGGCGTCATGGGCTTCGTCAAGCGCCTGCCGGGCGCGATTGGCTACGTCGAGTATGGCTACGCCCGGCGCAATGACCTGGCGTACGTGCAGCTGCAGGACCGGAACGGCAAGTTCGTCGATCCGACCGAGGCCTCGTTGCGCGTGGCGGCCGAAGGCGCCGCCTGGGACAAGACCGCCTACGGAGAGGTGCTCACGAACCAGGGCACGGCCGGCGCATGGCCGATCGCCGGGGCGAGCTTCATCCTGCTGCAACAGGTCCAGGACAAACCCGCGCAAGCAAATGCGGTTCTGCAGTTCTTCGATTGGTCGCTTGCCGAGGGCGGAAAGATCGCGACGGAGGCCGGCTACGTACCCCTCTCGGCCAGCACCGCGTCCAAGGTGAGCATGGCCTGGCAACGCATCAAGGACGGCAGCGGAAAGACGGTCGAGCTACCCCACTGA
- a CDS encoding CaiB/BaiF CoA-transferase family protein has protein sequence MLNLDHDGGIEWSELRVHTSAIKSPVPGAAPEGALSHLRVLDLSRVLAGPWATQILGDLGAEIIKIERPGVGDDTRAYGPPWIKNGEGADTELSAYYCCANRNKHSITVDITKPEGQALIRELALQCDVVVENFKLGGLAQYGLDYGTLSLLNPRLIYCSITGFGQDGPYADRAGYDFLIQGMGGLMSVTGEPGGSPTKVGVALTDVMTGLYASNAILAALAWRERSGKGQHIDLAMLDVQVAVLANQATNYLSSGKVPQRLGNAHPNIVPYDACPTADGHVILAAGNDAQFRRFCAEAGTDWADQVEYATNAERVKRRSELMPKIHEVMRTRSTREWVRTLEAAAVPCGPINDISQVFDDPQVQHRGLRVSMEREGAGAVNTVRSPIRMSATPASYRNAPPGLGADTGAMLARLLGKDEAELARLREKGVI, from the coding sequence ATGCTGAATCTCGATCACGACGGCGGCATCGAATGGTCCGAACTGCGGGTGCATACCAGTGCAATCAAATCGCCGGTGCCAGGTGCGGCACCCGAAGGGGCTCTGTCGCACCTCCGCGTGCTGGATCTGTCGCGGGTACTCGCCGGCCCTTGGGCGACCCAGATCCTGGGTGACCTGGGCGCCGAGATCATCAAGATCGAACGGCCCGGTGTCGGTGATGACACGCGTGCCTATGGTCCGCCCTGGATCAAGAACGGGGAGGGCGCGGACACCGAGCTGTCGGCCTACTATTGCTGCGCCAACCGCAACAAGCATTCGATCACTGTCGACATCACCAAACCCGAAGGTCAGGCGCTGATCCGTGAGCTCGCCCTGCAGTGCGATGTCGTGGTCGAGAATTTCAAGCTCGGTGGCCTCGCGCAGTACGGGCTGGACTACGGCACGCTGAGCCTGCTCAACCCGCGCCTGATCTACTGCTCGATCACCGGCTTTGGCCAGGACGGCCCCTACGCCGATCGCGCCGGCTACGACTTCCTGATCCAGGGCATGGGTGGCCTGATGAGCGTCACCGGCGAACCCGGCGGTTCGCCCACCAAGGTGGGCGTGGCACTGACGGATGTGATGACCGGGCTCTATGCCAGCAACGCGATCCTGGCGGCGCTGGCCTGGCGTGAGCGCAGCGGCAAGGGCCAGCACATCGACCTCGCGATGCTCGATGTACAGGTCGCCGTGCTGGCGAACCAGGCGACCAACTACCTGAGCAGCGGGAAGGTGCCGCAACGCCTGGGCAATGCGCATCCGAACATCGTGCCCTACGATGCTTGCCCGACAGCGGATGGCCACGTGATTCTGGCTGCCGGCAATGACGCGCAATTTCGCCGTTTCTGCGCCGAGGCCGGCACCGACTGGGCCGACCAAGTGGAGTACGCGACCAATGCCGAACGGGTGAAGCGCCGTTCCGAGCTGATGCCCAAGATCCACGAAGTGATGCGAACCCGCAGCACGCGTGAATGGGTGCGTACGCTGGAGGCGGCAGCGGTGCCTTGCGGACCCATCAATGACATCTCGCAGGTCTTCGATGACCCTCAAGTCCAGCATCGCGGCCTGCGGGTGAGCATGGAGCGGGAAGGGGCCGGCGCGGTGAACACGGTGCGTAGCCCGATCCGCATGTCCGCGACACCGGCAAGCTATCGCAATGCGCCGCCAGGCTTGGGGGCGGATACTGGGGCGATGCTGGCCCGATTGTTGGGCAAGGACGAGGCGGAACTGGCCCGCCTGCGCGAGAAGGGCGTGATCTAG
- the typA gene encoding translational GTPase TypA, whose product MSRAIRNIAIIAHVDHGKTTLVDQLLRQSGTFAAHQQVSERVMDSNDLEKERGITILAKNCAIQYGETHINIVDTPGHADFGGEVERVLSMVDSVLLLVDAVEGPMPQTRFVTRKALALGLKPIVVINKIDRPGARPDWVINHTFDLFDKLGATEEQLDFPVVYASALNGYAMLDASEPGTDMKPLFEAILKHVPQPDVDAEAPLQLQVCSLDYSPYMGQLGIGRIKRGRIRPNQEVVVMYGDENRGKAKISQVLTFKGLERSPSEGAEAGDIVLVAGVDQVNIGVTICDPDALEGMKPIAVDEPTLTMNFMVNTSPLAGREGKFVTSRQIRERLEKELLKNVALRVNYTNDSDVFEVSGRGELHLTILLENMRREGYELAVGRPRVVFKDIDGVKCEPYEMLTVDVEEEHQGGVMEELGRRRGELQDMQPDGKGRTRLEYRIPARGLIGFQGEFLTLTRGTGLASHVFDDYSPMAGTMAERRNGVLISQDDGEAVAYALWKLQDRGRMFVSHNDPLYEGMIIGIHSRDNDLVVNPIKGKQLTNVRASGTDEAVRLTPPIQLTLESAIEFIADDELVEITPKSIRLRKRHLKEHERRKALRDSEA is encoded by the coding sequence ATGAGCCGCGCCATCCGCAACATCGCCATCATTGCCCACGTTGACCACGGCAAGACCACGCTGGTCGACCAGCTCCTGCGCCAATCCGGCACCTTTGCAGCCCACCAGCAGGTGTCTGAGCGCGTGATGGACAGCAACGACCTGGAAAAGGAGCGCGGCATCACGATTCTCGCCAAGAACTGCGCAATCCAGTACGGCGAAACCCATATCAACATCGTCGACACCCCGGGACACGCGGACTTCGGCGGTGAAGTCGAGCGCGTGCTGTCGATGGTCGACAGCGTGCTGCTGCTGGTCGATGCGGTCGAAGGCCCGATGCCGCAGACCCGCTTCGTGACGCGCAAGGCGCTGGCCCTGGGCCTCAAGCCCATCGTCGTGATCAATAAGATCGACCGTCCGGGCGCACGTCCTGACTGGGTGATCAACCACACCTTCGACCTCTTCGACAAGCTGGGCGCCACCGAAGAGCAGCTCGACTTCCCGGTCGTCTACGCCTCCGCACTCAACGGCTACGCCATGCTCGACGCCAGCGAGCCGGGCACGGACATGAAGCCCCTGTTCGAGGCGATCCTCAAGCACGTGCCGCAACCGGACGTCGATGCCGAAGCCCCGCTGCAACTGCAGGTCTGTTCGCTCGACTACTCGCCCTACATGGGCCAGCTCGGCATCGGCCGCATCAAGCGCGGCCGCATCCGCCCGAACCAGGAAGTCGTCGTCATGTACGGCGATGAGAACCGCGGCAAGGCCAAGATCAGCCAGGTGCTGACCTTCAAGGGCCTGGAGCGCAGCCCCTCCGAAGGCGCCGAAGCCGGTGACATCGTGCTGGTAGCCGGCGTCGATCAGGTGAACATCGGTGTGACGATCTGTGATCCTGACGCGCTCGAAGGCATGAAACCGATCGCCGTCGACGAGCCGACGCTCACCATGAACTTCATGGTGAACACCTCGCCGCTCGCCGGCCGCGAAGGCAAGTTCGTGACCAGCCGCCAGATCCGCGAGCGCCTGGAAAAGGAACTGCTCAAGAACGTCGCCCTGCGCGTGAACTACACCAACGACTCGGACGTGTTCGAAGTTTCCGGTCGCGGCGAACTGCACCTGACCATCCTGCTGGAGAACATGCGTCGCGAGGGCTACGAACTGGCCGTGGGTCGTCCCCGCGTCGTGTTCAAGGACATCGATGGCGTGAAGTGCGAGCCGTACGAAATGCTCACGGTGGACGTCGAAGAAGAACACCAGGGCGGCGTGATGGAAGAACTGGGTCGTCGTCGCGGCGAACTGCAGGACATGCAGCCGGACGGCAAGGGCCGCACCCGCCTCGAATACCGTATTCCCGCGCGCGGCCTGATCGGCTTCCAGGGCGAGTTCCTCACCCTGACGCGCGGCACCGGCCTCGCCAGCCACGTGTTCGATGATTACAGCCCGATGGCCGGCACGATGGCCGAGCGCCGCAACGGCGTGCTGATCTCGCAGGACGACGGTGAAGCCGTGGCCTACGCACTGTGGAAGCTGCAGGATCGCGGCCGCATGTTCGTCAGCCACAACGACCCGCTGTACGAAGGCATGATCATCGGCATCCACTCCCGCGACAACGACCTCGTGGTGAACCCGATCAAGGGCAAGCAGCTCACCAACGTGCGCGCCTCGGGCACTGACGAAGCCGTTCGCCTGACGCCGCCGATCCAGCTCACTCTGGAATCCGCGATCGAGTTCATTGCCGACGACGAGCTGGTCGAGATCACGCCGAAGTCGATCCGCCTGCGCAAGCGTCACCTGAAGGAACACGAGCGCCGCAAGGCTCTGCGCGACAGCGAAGCCTGA
- a CDS encoding S-methyl-5'-thioinosine phosphorylase, which translates to MLAIIGGSGLTQLSNLDVQRREVVRTPYGEPSGVLLFGRVCNLDVVFLARHGYGHTIPPHMVNYRANIWALQQAGVTGILSVASVGGIRGDMAPGTLVVPHQIIDYTWGRKSTFHDMADRPVVHIDFTHPYDPILRRRLIAAATDAGENVIDGAVYAATQGPRLETAAEVDRLERDGADIVGMTGMPEAALARELAIPYAAISVVANWGAGRADSSEGIGFGTIEGTLQGAMGRVRKVLEKVCA; encoded by the coding sequence ATGCTCGCAATCATCGGCGGCAGCGGTCTGACCCAGCTATCAAATCTCGACGTGCAACGTCGCGAAGTCGTGCGTACGCCTTACGGCGAACCCTCTGGCGTGCTCCTTTTCGGGCGTGTCTGCAATCTCGACGTGGTCTTCCTCGCGCGCCATGGCTACGGCCACACGATTCCGCCGCACATGGTGAACTACCGCGCCAACATCTGGGCACTACAACAGGCGGGTGTGACGGGCATCCTGTCCGTGGCCTCTGTCGGCGGCATCCGCGGTGACATGGCGCCGGGCACGCTGGTCGTGCCGCACCAGATCATCGACTACACCTGGGGCCGCAAGAGCACCTTCCACGACATGGCCGACAGGCCGGTCGTGCATATCGACTTCACCCACCCCTACGACCCGATTCTGCGCCGTCGTCTGATCGCTGCTGCGACGGATGCAGGCGAGAACGTGATCGACGGGGCTGTGTATGCCGCCACGCAGGGGCCGCGCCTGGAAACGGCCGCCGAAGTGGATCGGCTCGAGCGCGATGGCGCCGACATCGTCGGAATGACCGGGATGCCGGAGGCGGCGCTGGCGCGCGAACTGGCGATTCCCTACGCCGCGATCTCGGTAGTTGCCAACTGGGGCGCGGGCAGGGCGGACAGTTCCGAAGGCATCGGGTTCGGCACGATCGAAGGCACGCTGCAAGGTGCGATGGGGCGCGTGCGCAAGGTGCTGGAGAAAGTCTGCGCATGA
- the def gene encoding peptide deformylase, whose product MIREVLRMGDPRLLRVAKPVQRFGTPELDALVADMLDTMHALNGAGIAAPQIGVDLRVVIFEVRNNPRYPDAESIPLTVLCNPQITFLGEEKEEGWEGCLSVPGLRGVVPRFMRLRYQGFAPDGTPIDREASGFHARVVQHECDHLDGVLYPMRVEDFTRFGYTSVLFPELEPDSDD is encoded by the coding sequence ATGATCCGCGAGGTCCTCAGGATGGGGGATCCGCGCTTGCTGCGGGTCGCCAAGCCCGTTCAGCGTTTCGGCACGCCGGAGCTGGATGCGCTGGTCGCAGACATGCTCGACACGATGCACGCGCTCAACGGGGCGGGCATTGCCGCGCCCCAGATCGGCGTGGACCTGCGTGTTGTGATCTTCGAGGTCAGAAACAATCCGCGCTATCCGGACGCGGAGTCGATCCCGCTGACCGTGCTCTGCAATCCGCAGATCACCTTTCTTGGCGAAGAGAAGGAAGAGGGCTGGGAAGGCTGCTTGTCCGTGCCTGGTCTGCGGGGCGTGGTGCCGCGCTTCATGCGCCTGCGCTACCAGGGCTTCGCACCCGACGGAACGCCGATCGACCGCGAGGCCAGCGGCTTTCACGCGCGCGTCGTCCAGCACGAGTGCGATCACCTTGACGGTGTTCTCTATCCGATGCGGGTCGAGGACTTCACCCGCTTCGGCTATACCTCGGTGCTCTTTCCCGAGCTCGAACCGGATTCGGACGACTGA
- a CDS encoding [protein-PII] uridylyltransferase — translation MSATTERDGLRRTADLLRRRIHDERAALRSAYELDPDPDALLHRHAALVDQALREVWTAAGLPADAALIAVGGYGRGELFPCSDVDVLILLTEDPDATLAPRLESLIGSFWDMGLEVGHSVRTVAQCVEESAADVTVQTNLLESRLLCGNAALFAALLEAARKDFNLQGFFVAKRAEQEQRYNRFNDTPYALEPNCKESPGGLRDLQTIVWIALAAGFGAGWDELAERSLITPEECVELKAAERLLRTVRITLHYLTKRREDRLLFDHQEALARALGIVATGSRRASEVLMQQYFLAAKKVTQLNTLLLQNLETQILPQEADGIQEINARFNKRQSLLDIADDQLFEREPAALLEAFLLMEQHPDLKGMSARTLRALWASRDRIDEDFREDPANRANFLALFQQDSGITHEFRRMNQYDILGHYLPAFGRIVGQMQHDLFHVYTVDQHILQVMRNLRRMSMDEHAHEYPLCTRLMSSLERHWLLFVAALFHDIAKGRGGDHSQLGMADVREFGESHGLDAEDTDLLEWLVEHHLTMSQVAQKSDLSDPEVISGFARLVGTERRLVALYLLTHADIRGTSPKVWNGWKAKLLEDLFLAARRLLHGDTPEQAKGLPERLDEARARLRYFGLVEGIEEKLWHELDTVYFMRHDIDEIVWHTRMLYHRSNSETPVVKARPSQVERGLQVMVYAHDTRELFLRLCAFFSRHGLSIMDAKIHTTRHGYALDSFVLLDPSGDENYRDIVSLVEHELTERLMREGALDKPGAGRLSRQVRHFPIAPEVGIRPDERGQHYILSVIAADRPGLLYTIASTLNEHNINLHTAKIATLGERAEDTFLISSPELQATSALVRLESALLERLRV, via the coding sequence ATGTCGGCCACGACGGAGCGCGACGGTCTGCGCCGGACCGCCGACCTGCTGCGTCGGCGCATCCACGACGAACGGGCTGCACTGCGCAGCGCCTACGAACTCGACCCTGACCCCGACGCACTGCTGCACCGGCACGCAGCCCTCGTCGACCAGGCCCTGCGCGAGGTCTGGACCGCCGCTGGACTGCCTGCGGACGCAGCTCTGATCGCCGTCGGCGGTTACGGTCGGGGTGAGCTCTTCCCCTGCTCCGATGTCGACGTCCTCATCCTGCTGACCGAAGACCCCGACGCCACGCTCGCCCCGCGCCTGGAAAGCCTGATAGGCAGTTTCTGGGACATGGGCCTGGAGGTCGGCCACAGCGTGCGCACCGTGGCGCAATGCGTCGAGGAATCCGCGGCCGACGTGACGGTGCAGACCAACCTGCTCGAATCGCGTTTGCTCTGCGGCAATGCAGCGCTCTTCGCGGCGCTGCTGGAAGCAGCGCGCAAGGACTTCAACCTACAGGGTTTCTTCGTCGCCAAGCGAGCCGAGCAGGAGCAGCGTTACAACCGGTTCAACGACACGCCCTACGCGCTGGAACCCAACTGCAAGGAAAGTCCCGGCGGCCTGCGCGACCTGCAGACCATCGTGTGGATCGCACTCGCGGCGGGCTTCGGAGCGGGCTGGGACGAGCTGGCCGAGCGCAGCCTGATCACGCCCGAGGAATGCGTGGAACTCAAGGCAGCGGAGCGATTGCTGCGCACCGTGCGCATCACCTTGCATTACCTGACCAAGCGTCGCGAAGATCGCCTGCTCTTCGACCACCAGGAGGCGCTGGCCCGGGCGCTCGGCATTGTCGCGACCGGATCGCGACGTGCCTCGGAAGTGCTGATGCAGCAGTACTTCCTCGCGGCCAAGAAGGTCACCCAGCTCAATACGCTGTTATTGCAGAACCTGGAGACCCAAATCCTCCCGCAGGAGGCGGACGGCATCCAGGAGATCAACGCGCGCTTCAACAAGCGCCAGTCCCTGCTGGACATCGCGGACGACCAGCTCTTCGAGCGCGAGCCGGCAGCACTGCTGGAAGCCTTCCTGCTGATGGAGCAGCACCCGGATCTCAAGGGCATGAGCGCGCGTACGCTGCGCGCGCTGTGGGCCTCGCGGGACCGCATCGACGAGGACTTCCGCGAGGACCCGGCGAACCGCGCCAACTTCCTCGCGCTCTTCCAGCAGGACAGCGGCATCACGCACGAATTCCGGCGGATGAACCAGTACGACATCCTCGGCCACTACTTGCCGGCGTTCGGTCGCATCGTCGGCCAGATGCAACACGACCTCTTCCATGTCTACACGGTCGACCAGCACATCCTGCAGGTGATGCGCAATCTGCGCCGCATGAGCATGGACGAGCATGCGCACGAGTACCCGCTGTGCACACGCCTGATGAGCAGCCTCGAACGGCACTGGCTGCTTTTCGTCGCAGCGCTCTTCCACGACATCGCCAAGGGCCGCGGCGGCGATCACAGCCAGCTCGGCATGGCCGACGTACGCGAATTCGGCGAATCGCATGGTCTGGATGCCGAAGACACCGATCTCCTCGAATGGCTGGTGGAGCACCACCTCACCATGTCGCAGGTCGCGCAGAAGAGCGATCTTTCCGACCCCGAGGTGATCAGCGGATTCGCCCGTCTGGTCGGCACCGAGCGGCGCTTGGTCGCGCTTTACCTGCTGACCCACGCAGATATCCGCGGCACCAGTCCGAAGGTCTGGAACGGCTGGAAAGCGAAACTCCTGGAAGACCTGTTCCTCGCTGCACGTCGGCTCCTGCATGGCGACACGCCCGAGCAGGCCAAGGGACTTCCGGAACGGCTCGACGAGGCACGCGCCCGGCTGCGCTACTTCGGCCTGGTGGAAGGCATCGAGGAGAAGCTCTGGCACGAGCTCGACACCGTGTACTTCATGCGCCACGACATCGACGAGATCGTCTGGCACACCCGCATGCTCTATCACCGGAGCAATAGCGAGACGCCCGTGGTCAAGGCCCGCCCAAGCCAGGTGGAACGCGGCTTGCAGGTCATGGTGTATGCGCACGACACGCGAGAGCTCTTCCTGCGTCTGTGCGCCTTCTTCAGCCGCCACGGCCTGTCGATCATGGACGCCAAGATCCACACGACGCGCCACGGCTATGCACTCGACAGCTTCGTGCTCCTCGACCCGAGCGGCGACGAGAACTACCGCGACATCGTGTCACTGGTCGAACATGAGCTCACCGAGCGCCTGATGCGCGAAGGGGCGCTGGACAAGCCCGGCGCCGGCCGGCTTTCACGCCAGGTCCGGCACTTCCCGATCGCCCCGGAGGTCGGCATCCGCCCGGACGAACGCGGCCAGCACTACATCCTTTCGGTGATCGCGGCGGACCGTCCGGGCCTGCTCTACACGATCGCGAGCACGCTGAACGAGCACAACATCAACCTGCACACAGCCAAGATTGCGACGCTCGGCGAGCGTGCGGAAGACACCTTTCTGATCAGCAGCCCCGAACTCCAGGCGACGAGCGCGCTGGTCAGGCTGGAAAGCGCGCTGCTTGAACGACTGCGCGTCTAG
- the map gene encoding type I methionyl aminopeptidase → MSITIKTPEEIAAMRIAGRLASEVLDHVTPFVQPGVTTEELDRICHEYITQVQGGIPAPLNYAPPGYTPYPKSICTSVNHVVCHGIPGNKVLKRGDIANLDITVIKDGFHGDTSRMFIVGGEAAGSILARRLCTITYECMWLGIAQVRPGARLGDIGHAIQRHAEAAGFSVVQEFCGHGIGRGFHEEPQVVHYGRPGTGVELKAGMIFTIEPMINAGKRHISELPDGWTIVTKDRSLSAQWEHTCLVTETGVEPLTISAGSPAIPAIVADRFAA, encoded by the coding sequence ATGAGCATCACGATCAAGACCCCCGAAGAAATCGCCGCCATGCGGATTGCCGGCCGCCTCGCATCCGAGGTGCTGGACCACGTCACGCCCTTCGTCCAGCCGGGCGTGACCACGGAGGAGCTTGACCGGATCTGCCACGAGTACATCACGCAAGTGCAGGGAGGCATTCCTGCGCCGCTCAACTACGCGCCGCCGGGATATACGCCCTACCCGAAATCGATCTGCACCTCTGTCAATCATGTGGTCTGCCACGGCATCCCCGGCAACAAGGTGCTCAAGCGCGGCGACATCGCGAATCTGGACATCACGGTGATCAAAGATGGATTCCACGGTGACACCAGCCGGATGTTCATCGTCGGCGGAGAAGCGGCCGGCTCCATCCTGGCGCGCCGCCTCTGCACGATCACCTACGAATGCATGTGGCTGGGCATCGCGCAGGTGCGCCCGGGCGCCCGCCTGGGCGATATCGGACATGCGATCCAGCGCCATGCGGAGGCGGCCGGCTTCTCTGTCGTGCAGGAATTTTGCGGCCACGGCATCGGCCGCGGCTTCCACGAGGAACCACAGGTGGTGCACTACGGCCGCCCGGGCACTGGCGTGGAGCTCAAGGCGGGCATGATTTTCACGATCGAACCGATGATCAACGCGGGCAAGCGACACATTTCTGAGCTGCCCGACGGCTGGACCATCGTCACCAAGGACCGCAGCCTGTCGGCCCAGTGGGAACACACCTGTCTCGTCACGGAGACCGGTGTGGAACCTCTGACCATTTCGGCAGGTTCGCCCGCGATCCCGGCAATCGTCGCCGACCGTTTCGCAGCCTGA
- the rpsB gene encoding 30S ribosomal protein S2 produces the protein MSVTMRQMLEAGVHFGHQTRFWNPKMAPFIFGHRNKIHIINLEKTMAKYQEAMGFVRKLAANRGTVMFVGTKRQAREILAEEAARAGMPFVDERWLGGMLTNFKTVKQSIKRLKDMEQMFEDGSIEKLSKKEALMASRELEKLQKSIGGIKEMGGLPDALFVIDVGYHKIAITEAKKLGIPIVAVVDTNHSPEGVDYVIPGNDDSSRAIRLYARGVADAVLEGKNNVIAEIVAAGQDEFVEVEEGSEEQA, from the coding sequence ATGTCCGTCACTATGCGCCAAATGCTCGAAGCCGGCGTGCACTTCGGTCACCAGACCCGCTTCTGGAACCCCAAGATGGCCCCGTTCATTTTCGGCCATCGCAACAAGATTCACATCATCAACCTCGAAAAGACCATGGCCAAGTACCAAGAGGCCATGGGTTTCGTGCGCAAGCTCGCTGCCAACCGCGGCACCGTCATGTTCGTGGGCACCAAGCGCCAGGCGCGTGAAATCCTCGCCGAGGAAGCGGCCCGCGCTGGTATGCCCTTCGTCGATGAGCGCTGGCTCGGCGGCATGCTGACCAACTTCAAGACGGTCAAGCAGTCGATCAAGCGCCTGAAGGACATGGAGCAGATGTTCGAAGACGGCTCCATCGAGAAGCTGTCGAAGAAGGAAGCCCTGATGGCCTCCCGCGAACTCGAAAAGCTGCAGAAGTCCATCGGCGGCATCAAGGAAATGGGCGGCCTGCCCGACGCGCTGTTCGTGATCGACGTGGGTTACCACAAGATCGCCATCACCGAAGCCAAGAAGCTGGGCATTCCCATCGTGGCCGTGGTCGATACCAACCACTCGCCCGAAGGCGTGGACTATGTGATCCCGGGTAACGACGACTCCTCGCGCGCCATCCGCCTCTACGCCCGTGGCGTGGCCGACGCGGTGCTGGAAGGCAAGAACAACGTGATCGCCGAGATCGTTGCTGCCGGTCAGGATGAATTCGTCGAGGTCGAAGAAGGTTCCGAAGAGCAGGCCTAA